A window from Balaenoptera musculus isolate JJ_BM4_2016_0621 chromosome 8, mBalMus1.pri.v3, whole genome shotgun sequence encodes these proteins:
- the ANKRD49 gene encoding ankyrin repeat domain-containing protein 49, which translates to MEKEKVNDDGKPDPENFLDFSEHFNQLELLETHGHLIPTGTQSLWVGNSDEDEEQDEKTEEWYQLQEKKMEKDPSKLLLWAAEKNRLTTVRRLLSEKATHVNTRDEDGYTPLHRAAYSGHLDVVRELIAHRADVRAVTVDGWTPLHSACKWNNTRVASFLLQHDADINAQTKGLLTPLHLAAGNRDSRDTLELLLMNRYIKAGLKNNLEETAFDIARRTSIYHYLFEIVEGCTNSSPQS; encoded by the exons atggaaaaagagaaagtaaatgatGATGGAAAACCAGACCCAGAGAACTTCTTGGACTTTTCTGAACACTTTAACCAACTTGAATTATTAGAAACACATGGACACCTTATTCCCACTGGCACCCAAAGTCTCTGGGTAGGGAATTCTGATGAAGATGAAGAGcaagatgaaaaaactgaagagtGGTAtcaattgcaagaaaaaaaaatggaaaaagatccAAGCAAATTGCTTCTTTGGGCTGCTGAAAAAAAtcgg CTGACCACAGTGCGAAGACTGCTTTCAGAAAAGGCCACCCACGTGAACACTCGAGATGAAGATGGGTACACCCCGCTCCATCGAGCAGCCTACAGTGGGCACTTAGACGTGGTCCGGGAGCTGATTGCACACAGGGCAGATGTTCGTGCGGTGACTGTGGATGGCTGGACACCCCTGCACAGTGCCTGTAAGTGGAATAACACCAGAGTGGCTTCTTTCTTACTGCAGCATGATGCAGATATCAACGCCCAAACAAAAGGCCTCTTGACCCCCTTACATCTTGCTGCTGGGAACAGAGACAGCAGAGATACCCTCGAACTCCTCCTGATGAACCGCTACATCAAAGCAGGTCTGAAGAACAACCTGGAGGAAACTGCATTTGACATCGCCAGGAGGACAAGCATCTATCACTACCTCTTTGAAATTGTGGAAGGCTGCACAAATTCTTCACCTCAGTCTTAA